One segment of Phaeacidiphilus oryzae TH49 DNA contains the following:
- a CDS encoding tyrosine-type recombinase/integrase → MPNSKGRKRRFGAVRQLPSGRWQIRYPDPQTKQLRNGERTYPSKTDAEAALSVIEADILRGQWTDPEAGKVTLAEFAGPWLKERNLAASSRDRNEVAIRLHLVPKLGDLALNQISTPRVRRWRAELLDSGVGEPTVVRAYQVLRAIMNTAVDDGLIQRNPCRIKGAGVTKTPERPTLTVAEVFKVADAIEARYRTLVLLAAFASLRFGELAALERRDIDLGRRVVRVQRAQVETKSAGLVVKAPKTEAGVRSVAFPASIVPALEQHLGTFSQKGRTGLVFVGPRGGSLRRSNFRDTWLAALKTAGLESVHFHDLRHTGNTLAANSGASTRELMQRMGHASVRAALIYQHMTGGRDQIIAEQVDGMIKDAQKEERKRKRKAGKAGRKRKIDGGSGT, encoded by the coding sequence ATGCCCAACTCCAAGGGACGCAAGCGGCGGTTCGGCGCAGTCCGGCAACTCCCCTCCGGCCGCTGGCAGATCCGCTACCCCGACCCGCAGACCAAGCAACTGCGCAACGGGGAGCGCACCTACCCGAGCAAGACCGATGCCGAGGCCGCGTTGTCGGTCATCGAGGCGGACATCCTGCGCGGGCAGTGGACAGACCCGGAGGCCGGGAAGGTCACGTTGGCGGAGTTCGCTGGGCCGTGGCTCAAGGAACGGAACCTGGCTGCCAGTAGCCGGGACCGCAACGAGGTGGCCATTCGGCTGCATCTGGTGCCGAAGCTGGGGGACCTGGCGCTCAATCAGATCAGTACGCCTCGGGTTCGACGTTGGCGGGCCGAGCTGCTGGACTCCGGGGTCGGTGAGCCGACGGTCGTGCGGGCGTACCAGGTGCTGCGCGCGATCATGAACACCGCTGTCGACGACGGGTTGATTCAGCGCAACCCCTGTCGGATCAAGGGCGCGGGGGTGACCAAGACGCCGGAGCGGCCGACGCTCACCGTCGCTGAGGTCTTCAAGGTGGCGGATGCCATCGAAGCGCGGTACCGCACGCTGGTGCTCCTGGCGGCGTTCGCCAGTCTGAGGTTCGGGGAGCTGGCGGCGCTGGAGCGGCGGGATATCGACCTGGGGCGGCGGGTCGTCCGGGTGCAGCGGGCGCAGGTGGAGACGAAGTCGGCGGGGCTGGTGGTGAAGGCTCCCAAGACGGAGGCCGGCGTCCGGTCGGTGGCCTTTCCGGCGTCGATCGTTCCGGCGCTGGAACAGCACCTCGGCACCTTCTCCCAGAAGGGGCGTACCGGGCTGGTCTTCGTGGGGCCGCGGGGAGGGAGCCTGCGGCGGAGCAACTTCCGGGACACCTGGTTGGCGGCGCTCAAGACGGCCGGGCTGGAGAGCGTCCACTTTCATGACCTCCGGCACACCGGGAACACCCTCGCTGCGAACAGCGGGGCGAGTACGCGGGAGCTGATGCAGCGGATGGGGCACGCGTCAGTGCGGGCCGCGCTGATCTATCAGCACATGACCGGGGGACGGGACCAGATCATCGCGGAGCAGGTGGACGGGATGATCAAGGACGCGCAGAAGGAGGAGCGGAAGAGGAAGCGGAAGGCCGGGAAGGCGGGTAGGAAGCGGAAGATCGACGGGGGATCTGGCACGTAA
- a CDS encoding tyrosine-type recombinase/integrase: MPRKARNNPRQIRSKSCSCKLCVAAFRPGEKPTRKDCTGSWQARYRDPGGKQRAKTFRTKKQAEAFLDSVRSDVRTGTYIDPGRSGITLATLYSDYIGGRRGEQTTIERDVSSWTVHVEPAFGAWKLLDISHMDVDAWVTRMGNATGRTAVIKAFQLLDRLLAVALRDRRIPFNPCDGIKLPRKKPKHPDDLRPPTYQQLALVREHLPVHYHPLLITAEESGLRWGELTDLRLQNVDFDLGTIQVREVIVETTEHGLQRKEQPKSSAGFRTVPLTGKAADAMREAMRLRRPAETRTAPQDGMHEEELIFRGPLGGVLSRHNFRRLWVSAIQEAGIARSVKNPQTGRMEWWPHVHDIRHTFASRLHDEGVPETTAQIILGHERGAKVTWIYQHAPAEAVEIVRRVLDPGAPRLRMVSSSN; the protein is encoded by the coding sequence ATGCCTCGTAAAGCGCGGAACAATCCGCGTCAGATCAGGTCGAAGTCCTGCAGCTGCAAGCTGTGCGTCGCGGCTTTTCGCCCCGGCGAGAAGCCCACCCGAAAGGACTGCACGGGTTCTTGGCAGGCCCGGTACCGGGACCCAGGCGGGAAGCAGCGTGCGAAGACGTTCCGCACGAAGAAGCAGGCTGAGGCGTTCCTCGACTCGGTGCGCTCCGACGTGCGGACCGGCACCTACATCGACCCGGGCCGCTCCGGGATCACCCTGGCGACCCTGTACTCCGACTACATCGGCGGCCGCCGTGGCGAGCAGACAACCATCGAGCGGGACGTGTCGTCCTGGACCGTGCACGTCGAGCCGGCCTTCGGCGCCTGGAAGCTGCTCGACATCTCCCACATGGACGTCGACGCCTGGGTCACTCGCATGGGCAACGCGACCGGGCGCACGGCAGTCATCAAGGCCTTCCAGCTGCTGGACCGGCTGCTGGCCGTCGCACTGCGAGACCGGAGGATCCCCTTCAATCCCTGCGATGGGATCAAGCTGCCACGGAAGAAGCCGAAGCACCCGGACGACCTGCGGCCTCCGACCTATCAGCAGCTGGCGCTCGTGCGGGAGCACCTCCCAGTGCACTACCACCCGCTGCTGATCACAGCGGAGGAGAGCGGCCTGCGCTGGGGCGAGCTCACCGACCTCCGACTGCAGAACGTCGACTTCGATCTCGGCACGATCCAGGTGCGGGAGGTCATCGTCGAGACCACCGAGCACGGCCTGCAGCGCAAGGAACAGCCGAAGAGCTCCGCCGGGTTCCGCACGGTGCCCTTGACGGGGAAGGCAGCGGACGCGATGCGCGAAGCGATGCGGCTGCGGCGGCCGGCCGAGACGCGCACGGCTCCGCAGGACGGCATGCATGAGGAGGAACTGATCTTCCGTGGTCCACTCGGCGGCGTGCTGAGTCGGCATAACTTCCGACGGTTGTGGGTCTCGGCCATCCAGGAGGCGGGGATCGCACGGTCGGTGAAGAACCCGCAGACGGGGCGGATGGAGTGGTGGCCGCACGTGCACGACATCCGGCACACCTTCGCTTCGCGGCTGCACGATGAGGGCGTGCCAGAGACCACGGCCCAGATCATCCTGGGGCACGAGCGCGGCGCGAAGGTGACGTGGATCTACCAGCACGCGCCGGCGGAGGCCGTTGAGATCGTGAGGCGGGTCCTCGACCCGGGCGCCCCGCGGCTTCGCATGGTGAGCAGTTCGAACTGA
- a CDS encoding helix-turn-helix domain-containing protein has protein sequence MLAHVEEDVDGLAALIQRVKDEKGWGFTTIARRSGLPTSTVHSWATRVRGTGSRGPAPEKLRKLAKGLGLPAAEVFEAAGRRVPGPLSPDEESHFLHMLRELDTKERRVVLATMEAMRSDKEASQ, from the coding sequence ATGCTGGCGCACGTGGAAGAGGATGTGGACGGCCTCGCGGCGCTGATCCAGCGCGTCAAGGACGAGAAGGGCTGGGGGTTCACGACGATCGCCCGTCGCAGCGGGCTACCTACCTCGACTGTGCACTCCTGGGCCACGCGCGTGCGAGGGACCGGGAGCCGTGGACCCGCCCCCGAGAAACTGCGGAAGCTCGCCAAGGGCCTGGGGCTCCCAGCGGCCGAGGTCTTCGAGGCCGCTGGCCGCCGGGTGCCGGGACCGCTCTCCCCGGACGAGGAGAGCCACTTCCTGCACATGCTGCGCGAGCTGGACACCAAGGAGCGCCGTGTGGTCCTCGCGACCATGGAGGCAATGCGCAGCGACAAGGAAGCGTCTCAGTAG
- a CDS encoding recombinase family protein codes for MATIRLTKTGRDYLQRFAEATVHVYRDPAKPGSGVSRPALDRLLRDGLVRLGDHAPLKGRPIELTDLGRAVLAGGKELNA; via the coding sequence ATGGCCACGATCCGCCTGACGAAGACCGGCCGCGACTACCTGCAGCGCTTCGCCGAGGCCACCGTCCACGTCTACCGCGACCCGGCTAAGCCCGGTTCCGGGGTGTCCCGTCCGGCCCTGGACCGGCTGCTCCGCGACGGCCTGGTCCGTCTCGGCGACCACGCGCCGCTCAAGGGCCGCCCGATCGAGCTGACTGACCTCGGCCGGGCCGTCCTGGCCGGCGGGAAGGAACTGAACGCATGA
- a CDS encoding WhiB family transcriptional regulator → MTHWTDQAACQGTEERLWFPESGDGDGQLQRARRYCAICPVWEPCLDAELARPGPQYGIRAGLTARMREAIRDGEKPRPTEPPPYTPQPAKQPRRRNKEISMEEPTPIRPAAPEPATESTAEELIAWGAGCATQRVRTLAERARIALAELRAARTQEAQVAAAKAEVEKARARLAAAEQKLRAARGTATGAQRPSTDGRSRDELRAIRDWARSQGYEVAARGQVAHEIQEAYDRAHAA, encoded by the coding sequence GTGACGCACTGGACTGACCAGGCCGCCTGCCAGGGAACCGAGGAACGGCTGTGGTTCCCGGAGTCGGGCGACGGCGACGGTCAGCTGCAGCGGGCCCGCCGTTACTGCGCCATCTGCCCGGTCTGGGAGCCCTGCCTCGATGCCGAGCTTGCGCGGCCGGGCCCGCAGTACGGCATCCGCGCCGGCCTCACCGCACGGATGCGCGAGGCCATCCGGGACGGCGAGAAGCCCAGGCCCACCGAACCGCCCCCGTACACGCCCCAGCCCGCCAAGCAGCCGAGACGAAGGAACAAGGAGATCTCGATGGAGGAGCCCACGCCGATTCGGCCAGCCGCGCCGGAGCCCGCTACCGAGTCCACCGCCGAGGAGCTCATCGCGTGGGGCGCCGGCTGCGCCACCCAGCGGGTGCGGACCCTCGCTGAGCGCGCCCGTATCGCCCTGGCCGAGCTGCGCGCCGCCCGCACCCAGGAGGCCCAGGTCGCGGCAGCCAAGGCCGAGGTGGAGAAGGCCCGCGCCCGGCTGGCCGCGGCGGAGCAGAAGCTGCGCGCGGCCCGCGGCACCGCGACTGGGGCCCAGCGGCCGAGCACCGATGGCCGCAGCCGGGACGAGCTGCGCGCGATCCGCGACTGGGCCCGGTCCCAGGGCTACGAGGTGGCTGCCCGCGGCCAGGTCGCCCACGAGATCCAAGAGGCCTACGACCGCGCCCACGCCGCCTGA
- a CDS encoding 3'-5' exonuclease, giving the protein MDMDLVFGDTETTGLDPLLHEVWEVALIHRRDGRDVERVWHLEPDLTHADPEALKLNRFYERTGAPGWRWDDPQEAAREIFAVLNSSVLIGSNPAFDADHLSGLFARHYAVGRPWHYRTVDVATLAAGYRYGLGAQLAGVPRRVVLGAGQDAAALALEDAPGAHLTVHGATPWPWRSYELSEACGVDRPAPDVAHTALGDARWARDLWDRLIAPAPPATP; this is encoded by the coding sequence ATGGACATGGACCTCGTCTTCGGCGACACCGAGACCACCGGGCTCGACCCCCTGCTGCATGAGGTGTGGGAGGTCGCCCTCATCCACCGCCGGGACGGCCGAGACGTCGAGCGGGTCTGGCACCTGGAGCCGGACCTGACCCACGCCGACCCCGAAGCGCTCAAGCTCAACCGGTTCTACGAGCGCACCGGCGCGCCCGGCTGGCGGTGGGATGACCCGCAGGAGGCCGCGCGGGAGATCTTCGCGGTGCTCAACTCCAGCGTCCTGATCGGCTCGAACCCAGCGTTCGACGCGGACCACCTGAGTGGGTTGTTCGCCCGACACTACGCGGTCGGTCGGCCCTGGCACTACCGAACCGTCGACGTCGCCACGTTGGCCGCCGGATACCGGTACGGGCTCGGCGCCCAGCTCGCCGGCGTCCCGCGGCGCGTCGTGCTCGGCGCCGGCCAGGACGCCGCGGCGCTCGCCCTCGAGGACGCCCCGGGCGCACACCTGACGGTGCACGGCGCGACGCCGTGGCCGTGGCGTTCCTACGAGCTGTCGGAGGCCTGCGGCGTGGACCGCCCTGCCCCGGACGTCGCGCACACCGCCCTGGGTGATGCCCGTTGGGCGCGGGACCTGTGGGACCGCCTCATCGCCCCGGCGCCACCGGCGACCCCCTGA
- a CDS encoding ATP-binding protein — translation MSSYTFAPATREQARARIALEGPEGSGKTYTAMVLATVLGAGARFAVIDTERGSASKYARGKSGTGFDFDVAPLHSFDPRELPKVLASAAQAGYPVVVVDSLSHFWMGKGGMLELVDAVGKRQGSGGGFGGWKEARPWERDMIDALLAFPGHVIVTMRTKTEWLIDDSGPKKKITKVGTKAEQREGIGYEFDIIGDLDQENTLVISKSRCPALQGQVINRPGPDVAVSILEWLNDGDAAPDLKDLVEQATALTTFVEARALRDDVERRGLLGGAHMHPATGQPTTLGAYILERGHQLRAAEAQQPAAAAPVEDRPAQAPAAAEEPSAAAEEPPTASPAERGGQPSGPRPATAPQMRKMGALFRELKLTDRAEALEYTAGVIGRQVASRNELTREEAGRLIDHMEKSAASESASV, via the coding sequence TTGAGCAGCTACACCTTCGCTCCCGCGACGCGGGAGCAGGCCAGGGCGCGGATCGCCCTGGAGGGCCCGGAGGGGTCCGGGAAGACGTACACCGCGATGGTGCTGGCGACCGTGCTGGGCGCCGGCGCCCGGTTCGCTGTCATCGACACCGAGCGCGGCTCCGCCTCGAAGTACGCCCGCGGCAAGTCCGGGACCGGCTTCGACTTCGACGTGGCGCCGCTGCACTCCTTCGACCCACGGGAGCTGCCGAAGGTGCTGGCCTCGGCCGCCCAGGCCGGCTACCCGGTGGTCGTGGTGGACAGCCTGTCGCACTTTTGGATGGGCAAGGGCGGCATGCTGGAGCTGGTCGACGCGGTCGGCAAGCGCCAGGGGAGCGGCGGCGGGTTCGGCGGGTGGAAGGAGGCCCGGCCGTGGGAGCGCGACATGATCGACGCGCTGCTGGCCTTCCCGGGGCACGTCATCGTCACGATGCGGACGAAGACGGAGTGGCTGATCGACGACTCCGGCCCGAAGAAGAAGATCACGAAGGTGGGGACGAAGGCCGAGCAGCGCGAAGGCATCGGCTACGAGTTCGACATCATCGGCGACTTGGACCAGGAGAACACCCTGGTCATCTCCAAGTCCCGGTGTCCGGCGCTGCAGGGGCAGGTCATCAACCGGCCCGGCCCGGACGTCGCCGTGTCCATCCTGGAGTGGCTCAACGACGGTGACGCCGCCCCGGACCTGAAGGACCTGGTCGAGCAGGCCACCGCGCTGACCACCTTCGTCGAGGCGCGGGCGCTGCGCGATGACGTCGAGCGGCGCGGCCTGCTCGGCGGCGCGCACATGCACCCCGCCACCGGGCAGCCGACCACGCTCGGTGCGTACATCCTGGAGCGCGGCCACCAGCTGCGCGCCGCCGAGGCCCAGCAGCCCGCGGCCGCCGCGCCGGTCGAGGACCGCCCGGCGCAGGCACCCGCGGCCGCCGAGGAGCCGTCCGCCGCCGCGGAGGAGCCGCCGACCGCGTCGCCCGCGGAGCGGGGCGGGCAGCCCTCCGGCCCGCGGCCCGCGACCGCCCCGCAGATGCGCAAGATGGGCGCCCTGTTCCGGGAGCTGAAGCTCACCGACCGGGCCGAGGCCCTGGAGTACACCGCCGGCGTCATCGGCCGGCAGGTCGCCTCCCGCAACGAGCTGACGCGGGAGGAGGCCGGGCGGCTGATCGACCACATGGAGAAGTCCGCGGCCTCGGAGAGCGCCTCCGTCTGA